One Corythoichthys intestinalis isolate RoL2023-P3 chromosome 9, ASM3026506v1, whole genome shotgun sequence DNA window includes the following coding sequences:
- the LOC130921328 gene encoding delta-type opioid receptor, with the protein MLLYNSEWVGDQLNNSSDDGAGNVEQILVPVFDILILILGVGGHTIVIVILSKRSRMRMSRTGTGTDILLLALSFADLLLLAMLPFHTIAIAMQRWPFGDFLCRLAGFLGSACASASAFTLSTLAVSRYVTVVHPAKAYRFLSPRHVVITAALLWIPACCLATPQLVFRFVGPQPNNPDGLACFAFLYHRDQLIYGLVHFLVAFLLPLVTIAIAYGNIYLFLWKTRNAVQAPQVERYQSKVTQTSALLVVAFTLCWLPSYGLTLALLSDKSSGATGSSPRYGPFSVFARLMAIASTVLNPILYVLISQRFRQDLLRLFKREGQRAGGG; encoded by the coding sequence ATGCTGCTGTATAATTCTGAATGGGTCGGAGATCAGCTAAACAACAGCAGTGACGATGGGGCCGGCAACGTGGAACAAATCCTTGTCCCTGTATTTGACATTCTCATCCTGATATTGGGCGTAGGAGGCCACACCATAGTGATTGTGATCCTAAGTAAGAGGAGCAGAATGCGGATGTCTCGGACAGGAACAGGTACAGACATCCTGCTGCTGGCTCTGAGCTTTGCAGATCTTCTTCTACTCGCCATGCTTCCCTTCCACACAATCGCCATCGCCATGCAGCGATGGCCTTTCGGGGACTTCCTATGTCGTCTAGCGGGCTTTTTGGGATCGGCCTGCGCATCAGCCAGTGCCTTCACGTTGTCCACCCTCGCGGTGTCGCGCTACGTGACAGTAGTGCACCCAGCAAAAGCTTACCGCTTCCTCTCTCCACGCCACGTAGTCATCACAGCCGCGCTTCTTTGGATCCCGGCCTGCTGCCTGGCGACACCCCAGTTAGTGTTTCGTTTTGTGGGACCCCAACCCAACAACCCCGACGgccttgcttgcttcgcattccTGTACCACAGAGATCAGCTCATATATGGATTAGTCCACTTTTTGGTGGCTTTTTTGCTTCCCCTGGTCACCATCGCCATCGCATATGGCAACATCTACTTGTTCCTGTGGAAGACTCGGAATGCTGTTCAGGCTCCACAGGTTGAACGTTACCAGAGCAAGGTAACCCAGACATCAGCATTGCTGGTGGTGGCCTTTACTCTGTGCTGGCTACCGTCCTATGGTCTAACACTGGCCTTGCTATCTGACAAAAGCTCAGGAGCCACTGGCAGCTCACCACGTTATGGACCGTTCAGCGTGTTTGCACGACTAATGGCTATTGCTTCAACGGTGTTAAACCCCATTCTTTATGTGCTCATCTCTCAAAGGTTTAGACAAGATTTGCTGAGGTTGTTTAAGAGAGAAGGGCAGAGAGCCGGTGGGGGATGA